The following coding sequences are from one Wenzhouxiangella sp. AB-CW3 window:
- a CDS encoding ribose-phosphate diphosphokinase, with product MVFTGNANPDLAQSIAENLGVPMGRANVGRFSDGEVMVEIMENVRGRDVYLIQPTCQPASENFMELLVMIDALARASAARITAIIPYFGYARQDRRPRSSRVPITAKVAARMISVAGTDRVVTVDLHADQIQGFFDVPVDNVYASPLTLADIWKHYTSDEIVVVSPDVGGVVRARAIAKRLDAELAIIDKRRPRANEATVMNLIGDVDDKICVLVDDMIDTAGTLCSAAGALKEKGARKVVAYCVHPILSGRAIDNITNSRIDEIVVTDTIPLSPEARDCGRIRQLSVAQMLAETIRRMAEGESVSSLYVD from the coding sequence ATGGTTTTTACCGGGAATGCCAACCCGGATCTTGCCCAGTCCATTGCCGAAAATCTCGGTGTACCCATGGGCCGAGCCAACGTCGGTCGCTTCAGCGACGGCGAAGTCATGGTCGAGATCATGGAGAATGTCCGCGGTCGCGACGTCTACCTGATCCAGCCCACCTGTCAGCCAGCGTCTGAGAACTTCATGGAACTGCTGGTGATGATCGACGCCCTGGCACGCGCCTCCGCGGCCCGCATCACGGCCATCATCCCGTATTTCGGCTATGCCCGTCAGGACCGTCGTCCGCGCTCCTCGCGCGTACCGATCACTGCCAAGGTCGCCGCCCGCATGATCAGTGTGGCCGGAACCGACCGTGTCGTCACCGTGGACCTGCATGCCGACCAGATCCAGGGCTTTTTCGATGTGCCGGTCGACAATGTCTATGCCTCGCCCCTGACCCTGGCCGATATCTGGAAACACTACACCTCCGACGAGATTGTCGTGGTCTCACCCGATGTCGGCGGCGTGGTTCGTGCCCGGGCCATTGCCAAGCGGCTCGATGCCGAACTGGCCATCATCGACAAGCGCCGTCCGCGCGCCAACGAGGCGACAGTCATGAACCTGATCGGTGATGTGGATGACAAGATCTGCGTACTGGTCGACGACATGATCGACACGGCCGGCACCTTGTGTTCGGCTGCCGGTGCACTGAAAGAAAAGGGTGCCCGCAAGGTCGTGGCCTACTGCGTCCACCCGATTCTCTCCGGACGGGCCATCGACAACATCACCAACTCGCGCATCGACGAGATCGTGGTCACCGACACCATCCCGCTAAGCCCCGAAGCCCGCGACTGCGGCCGCATCCGTCAACTGTCGGTCGCCCAGATGCTGGCCGAAACCATCCGCCGCATGGCGGAAGGGGAGTCGGTGAGTTCGCTCTACGTCGACTGA
- the hemA gene encoding glutamyl-tRNA reductase, with product MSLFALGISHQTAPISIREQLAFAAESLPESLASLAAVPGIDGCSILSTCNRTELYISAQQPITRPVSEWLHDWHRLRPGQVQEHLYSLEHSACTYHLIKVISGMDSMVIGEPQVAGQAKQAWQGAHEAGTLDSRLDRMFQHAFSAAKRVRSETGIGRNPVTLPFASLRLARQIFGSLDKLNALLIGAGEMIEDCATHYHDSGIGQLTIANRSEERAQALAGRFNAHARTLDALPELLVEHDLVIACTASPTAILTHSMFKDALTRRRHRPVFALDLSVPRNIEPTSGKLDDLFLYTIDDLRAIVESAQQERLKALQQATAIVEAEVTAFERWLRLQNTNQTLKSLRQRAQLQRDELLHQARADLEHGRDPEAVLQRFGHRLVNRLLHEPSIRLRQAAESADEDLLNAARYYFLDDES from the coding sequence ATGTCTTTATTTGCGCTGGGAATCAGCCATCAAACCGCCCCGATCAGCATTCGGGAACAGCTGGCGTTTGCCGCCGAATCGCTGCCCGAGTCGCTGGCGTCACTGGCTGCGGTTCCCGGCATCGACGGCTGCAGTATTCTCAGTACCTGCAACCGGACGGAATTGTACATTTCGGCGCAACAGCCTATCACGCGGCCAGTCAGCGAATGGTTGCATGACTGGCATCGGCTCAGACCCGGCCAGGTCCAGGAACACCTGTACTCCCTGGAGCATTCGGCCTGCACCTACCACCTGATCAAGGTAATCTCCGGAATGGACTCCATGGTCATCGGTGAGCCGCAGGTCGCCGGACAGGCCAAGCAGGCCTGGCAAGGCGCCCACGAAGCCGGCACGCTGGACTCGCGCCTGGACCGCATGTTCCAGCACGCCTTCTCCGCGGCCAAGCGGGTACGCTCCGAAACCGGCATCGGACGCAACCCGGTCACCCTGCCCTTTGCCTCACTTCGACTGGCACGGCAGATCTTTGGTTCGCTGGACAAACTCAATGCCCTGCTGATCGGCGCCGGCGAAATGATCGAGGACTGCGCCACCCACTACCATGATTCGGGTATCGGCCAGCTCACGATCGCCAATCGCAGTGAAGAGCGGGCCCAGGCACTGGCCGGGCGATTCAATGCCCACGCAAGAACACTGGACGCCCTGCCCGAACTGCTCGTCGAGCACGACCTGGTCATCGCCTGCACCGCCAGCCCCACCGCCATCCTGACCCACTCGATGTTCAAGGATGCGCTGACGCGACGCCGCCACCGCCCCGTCTTTGCCCTGGACCTGTCGGTGCCGCGCAACATCGAGCCGACCAGTGGCAAACTCGACGACCTGTTTCTCTACACCATCGATGATCTTCGCGCCATCGTCGAATCTGCCCAGCAGGAACGACTCAAGGCCCTGCAACAGGCCACCGCCATTGTCGAGGCCGAGGTCACCGCATTCGAACGCTGGTTGCGGCTGCAGAACACCAACCAGACGCTCAAGAGCCTGCGCCAGCGCGCCCAGTTGCAGCGTGATGAACTGTTGCACCAGGCCCGAGCCGACCTGGAGCATGGTCGAGATCCCGAGGCGGTGCTGCAACGCTTTGGTCATCGACTGGTCAACCGGCTGTTGCACGAACCCAGCATCCGCCTGCGTCAGGCCGCCGAAAGTGCCGACGAGGATCTGCTCAACGCCGCCCGCTACTACTTTCTGGACGACGAATCATGA
- a CDS encoding secondary thiamine-phosphate synthase enzyme YjbQ, with translation MKQTTLSISTPGRNLTEITGQVAAFVAESHVQQGLCHLFIRHTSASLMINENADPDVQRDLETFLGDLVPDGDPRYVHTAEGPDDMPAHVRALLTHTDLTIPISDGRLALGTWQGIFLWEHRHRPHHRKVVITLQG, from the coding sequence ATGAAACAAACCACGCTGAGCATCTCCACCCCTGGTCGCAACCTGACCGAGATTACCGGTCAGGTAGCCGCTTTCGTCGCCGAAAGTCACGTGCAACAGGGCCTTTGCCATCTCTTCATCCGTCACACCTCGGCCTCGCTGATGATCAACGAGAACGCCGACCCGGACGTGCAGCGCGACCTGGAAACCTTTCTCGGCGACCTGGTGCCCGACGGCGATCCGCGCTACGTGCACACGGCCGAGGGCCCCGACGACATGCCGGCCCACGTACGCGCCCTGCTCACCCACACCGACCTGACCATCCCGATCAGCGACGGCCGCCTGGCACTGGGTACCTGGCAGGGCATTTTTCTATGGGAACACCGCCATCGCCCGCATCATCGGAAGGTTGTCATTACATTGCAGGGGTAA
- the lolB gene encoding lipoprotein insertase outer membrane protein LolB: protein MTAGRWGQRMLLLLAVAALVSACAVREQRPAGTWMEERAAWFDEHPVWSVSGRAAIRDGQRGGQISFEWQAEGERHRVHLRTVTGGRQWLLQFEPGHAELEGTDVRYLVGPDPNALVESAVGWRIPVVELSDWIRGLVSEELGEVRFAHDGTLERVRFEPWDLSYQHFVEIEGRLMPARLEAESPPYRVRLVLRDWKLKSREDIEPGFSASVWH, encoded by the coding sequence GTGACAGCAGGTCGCTGGGGCCAACGAATGTTGCTGCTGCTGGCCGTTGCCGCTCTGGTGTCGGCCTGTGCCGTACGCGAGCAGCGACCGGCCGGCACCTGGATGGAAGAGCGCGCCGCCTGGTTCGACGAGCATCCGGTCTGGTCGGTCAGCGGACGTGCCGCGATCCGGGACGGTCAGCGTGGCGGACAGATTTCCTTTGAATGGCAGGCCGAGGGTGAGCGCCATCGCGTGCATCTGCGAACCGTTACCGGTGGCCGACAGTGGCTGCTGCAATTCGAACCCGGGCATGCCGAGCTGGAAGGAACCGATGTGAGGTATCTGGTCGGCCCCGATCCCAACGCCCTGGTCGAGTCGGCCGTGGGCTGGAGGATTCCGGTGGTTGAACTGTCGGACTGGATCCGCGGACTGGTCAGTGAGGAGCTGGGCGAGGTTCGCTTTGCTCACGATGGCACCCTGGAGCGGGTGCGATTCGAGCCCTGGGATCTGTCCTACCAGCACTTCGTGGAGATCGAAGGCCGCCTGATGCCGGCTCGACTCGAGGCCGAAAGCCCGCCCTACCGGGTGCGGCTGGTACTGCGAGACTGGAAACTGAAGTCGCGCGAGGACATTGAGCCGGGGTTTTCCGCTTCGGTCTGGCACTGA
- a CDS encoding tetratricopeptide repeat protein — translation MEEADPEVQFHVMAAERLARIGEYRDALEQYLEAARLTEDEEMAQQVARLAARMGEWEMALAGSERWLELDPDSLDARQIRILAWLNTGHVEEAEAGLRTLLSDHEDRREGWRRATVLLSATESEALALDVMDRLIADSDDAESVDVLHSQSVLLWQLGDTERALELAQKATEGNGERRHHVWVAQLAAELEDLELALQSYREAREGAPDDVSLALAEAEVLRQLERSEEALVMLEDMPADGEILYTRGLYLAYLDKNDAAKAEWQRLAAIDDPAEPYRHAFLTGRLAEMLELDEEALEWYGRVDGGPAQERARLRRGVVKARVGDLPAARALFAEVRQSDDHDMAEQAWLVEAEFLRKAEDYEEAINVLGQALRETPNHIEMLYARGLMAVYADDLELAEQDFRRIIQIDGDNAMALNALGYTLTDRTDRHQEALRLIRRALELEPDEPAILDSMGWVYFRLDQPQRALPYLERAFEGEDNPEIAAHLIEVLWTLDRTDEALELRDRAIDEWPDDNYLVDTLKRLELMP, via the coding sequence TTGGAGGAAGCCGATCCGGAGGTGCAGTTTCATGTCATGGCCGCCGAGCGCCTGGCTCGCATCGGTGAGTACCGGGATGCCCTGGAGCAGTACCTGGAAGCGGCCAGGCTGACCGAGGACGAGGAAATGGCACAGCAGGTGGCCCGGCTGGCCGCCCGCATGGGTGAGTGGGAAATGGCCCTGGCCGGCAGCGAGCGCTGGCTGGAGCTTGACCCCGACAGCCTCGATGCCCGTCAGATCCGCATTCTGGCCTGGCTCAACACCGGGCATGTCGAAGAGGCCGAAGCCGGCCTGAGAACCTTGCTGAGCGACCATGAAGACAGGCGTGAGGGCTGGCGCAGGGCCACCGTGCTGCTCTCGGCCACTGAAAGCGAGGCGTTGGCACTCGATGTCATGGACCGGCTGATTGCCGACAGCGACGATGCGGAGTCGGTCGATGTCCTGCACAGCCAGAGTGTTCTGTTGTGGCAGCTGGGGGATACCGAGCGCGCGCTGGAATTGGCACAGAAGGCCACCGAGGGCAATGGCGAGCGCCGGCATCACGTCTGGGTGGCGCAGCTGGCCGCCGAGCTGGAGGACCTGGAGCTGGCGTTGCAGTCTTACCGCGAGGCCAGAGAGGGTGCACCCGACGATGTGTCTCTTGCCCTGGCCGAGGCCGAAGTCCTGCGTCAGCTCGAACGCAGCGAGGAAGCGCTCGTGATGCTCGAAGACATGCCGGCCGACGGAGAGATTCTCTACACCCGCGGCCTGTACCTGGCCTACCTGGACAAGAATGACGCGGCCAAGGCCGAGTGGCAGCGGCTGGCCGCCATCGACGATCCGGCCGAACCCTATCGGCATGCCTTTCTGACCGGTCGACTCGCCGAGATGCTGGAGCTCGATGAGGAAGCGCTGGAGTGGTACGGCAGGGTTGATGGCGGCCCGGCTCAAGAGCGTGCCCGTCTGCGTCGGGGCGTGGTCAAGGCGCGAGTTGGTGACTTGCCAGCCGCCCGGGCGTTGTTTGCCGAGGTTCGTCAGTCCGATGACCATGACATGGCCGAACAGGCCTGGCTGGTCGAGGCCGAGTTTCTGCGCAAGGCCGAAGACTACGAGGAAGCCATCAATGTGCTGGGCCAGGCATTGCGCGAAACTCCCAACCATATCGAGATGCTGTACGCGCGCGGCCTGATGGCGGTTTATGCCGACGATCTCGAATTGGCCGAGCAGGATTTTCGGCGCATCATTCAGATCGATGGTGACAATGCCATGGCGCTCAATGCGCTGGGTTACACACTCACCGACCGCACCGACCGTCACCAGGAAGCGTTGCGCCTGATCCGCCGGGCGCTGGAGCTCGAGCCTGATGAGCCGGCTATCCTAGATTCAATGGGGTGGGTGTATTTCCGACTGGATCAGCCCCAACGCGCTTTGCCCTACCTGGAGCGCGCCTTCGAGGGGGAAGACAACCCTGAAATCGCGGCCCACCTGATCGAGGTGCTGTGGACGCTTGATCGCACCGACGAAGCACTCGAGCTGCGCGACCGGGCCATCGATGAATGGCCCGATGACAATTATCTGGTCGATACGCTCAAGCGGCTGGAGCTGATGCCGTGA
- the prfA gene encoding peptide chain release factor 1, translating into MNPGIRERLQQARERFEELEQLLASPDIINDRRKFEQLSREYGELDPVIRLWQQYQDTEQAATEAGQLLDESDRDMRQMAEEEIRVAEEQQEDMSRRLQTLLLPRDPNDERNIFLEVRAGTGGQEAGLFAGDLLRMYSRYAERRGWKVEIMSAQDSEAGGYREVIARIIGQGAYSRLKFESGTHRVQRIPATESQGRIHTSACTVAILPEIDEVDHVDIDANDLRIDTYRSSGAGGQHVNTTDSAIRITHLPTGIVVECQDERSQHKNKARAMSLLSARLLEAQVEQQRSERAAERKLQVGSGDRSERIRTYNFPQGRVTDHRIGLTLYDLDNILQGSLDEVIDPLIEAHQAELLDEMTRQAH; encoded by the coding sequence ATGAATCCCGGCATTCGAGAGCGACTTCAACAGGCCCGCGAACGCTTCGAGGAGCTGGAGCAATTGCTGGCCTCACCGGATATCATCAACGACCGTCGGAAATTTGAGCAACTATCACGCGAGTATGGGGAGCTCGACCCCGTCATCCGTCTCTGGCAGCAGTATCAGGACACCGAGCAGGCCGCCACGGAGGCCGGCCAGCTTCTGGATGAGTCCGACCGCGACATGCGGCAGATGGCCGAAGAGGAAATTCGTGTGGCAGAAGAGCAGCAGGAAGACATGTCACGACGCCTGCAAACGCTGCTACTGCCCCGAGACCCCAACGACGAACGCAACATCTTCCTGGAAGTCCGGGCCGGCACCGGAGGCCAGGAAGCAGGCCTGTTTGCCGGAGACTTGCTGAGAATGTACAGCCGCTATGCCGAGCGACGCGGCTGGAAAGTGGAGATCATGTCGGCTCAGGACAGCGAGGCCGGTGGCTACCGCGAGGTCATCGCGCGCATCATCGGACAAGGTGCCTACTCCCGCCTCAAGTTCGAATCCGGCACGCACCGCGTGCAGCGCATTCCGGCCACGGAATCCCAGGGCAGAATCCATACCTCGGCGTGTACCGTGGCGATTCTTCCCGAGATCGACGAGGTCGATCATGTCGACATCGATGCCAATGACCTGCGCATCGACACCTACCGCTCGTCAGGCGCGGGCGGGCAGCACGTGAATACAACCGATTCGGCCATACGTATCACTCATCTGCCGACCGGCATCGTGGTCGAATGCCAAGACGAACGCTCGCAACACAAGAACAAGGCCCGGGCGATGAGCCTGCTCAGTGCCCGGCTGCTGGAGGCGCAGGTCGAACAACAGCGCTCCGAGCGTGCCGCCGAACGAAAGCTGCAGGTCGGATCGGGTGATCGCTCAGAGCGCATCCGGACCTATAATTTCCCCCAGGGCCGGGTCACCGATCACCGTATCGGCCTGACCCTCTACGATCTGGACAATATCCTGCAAGGCTCGCTCGACGAGGTCATCGACCCGCTGATCGAGGCCCACCAGGCCGAACTTCTCGATGAAATGACCCGCCAGGCTCACTGA
- the cydB gene encoding cytochrome d ubiquinol oxidase subunit II has translation MELIDLTLIWIVIIGIGVFMYVLMDGFDLGVGILFPFAPDDRARDEMMQSVAPVWDGNETWLILGGAGLLAAFPMVYAVFLPALYIGVFLLLAGLIFRGVAFEFRFKSGSESRHWWDRSFFGGSTVAAFAQGAVAGTYIQGFEVEGFSYVGGPLDWLTPFTLMTGLGVVAGYALLGITWTILKTEGSTRDWAYRIAPKLLAAVMAFFVIVSIWTPLASEHVRERWFDHVTALWIFPLLTVLTAAWIFNKLRKRSDAAPFIGSMTLFALFYIGLLISMWPYAVPPEHTFWDAASDPGSQLFLLLGVLFLIPIILGYTAWTYWVFRGKVNADEGYAGH, from the coding sequence ATGGAACTGATTGATCTGACCCTGATCTGGATTGTCATCATCGGCATCGGCGTGTTCATGTACGTCCTCATGGACGGCTTCGATCTCGGTGTCGGCATCCTCTTTCCGTTCGCACCCGACGATCGCGCCCGCGACGAGATGATGCAATCGGTCGCGCCGGTCTGGGACGGCAACGAGACCTGGCTGATCCTGGGCGGGGCCGGCCTGCTGGCCGCCTTCCCGATGGTCTATGCCGTGTTCCTGCCCGCGCTCTACATCGGCGTGTTCCTGTTGCTGGCCGGACTGATCTTTCGCGGCGTGGCCTTCGAGTTTCGCTTCAAGTCCGGATCGGAAAGCCGCCACTGGTGGGATCGCTCTTTCTTTGGCGGCTCAACGGTCGCCGCCTTCGCCCAGGGCGCGGTCGCCGGCACCTACATCCAGGGCTTCGAAGTCGAAGGATTTTCCTATGTCGGTGGCCCGCTGGACTGGCTGACACCATTCACCCTGATGACCGGCCTGGGCGTCGTCGCCGGCTATGCCCTGCTCGGCATTACCTGGACGATCCTGAAAACCGAAGGCAGCACGCGCGACTGGGCCTATCGCATTGCACCGAAGCTGCTGGCCGCGGTGATGGCGTTCTTTGTCATCGTCAGCATCTGGACGCCGCTGGCCAGTGAGCATGTCCGGGAACGTTGGTTCGATCATGTCACCGCGCTGTGGATCTTCCCGCTGCTGACCGTACTGACGGCAGCCTGGATCTTCAACAAGCTCAGGAAGCGCTCGGATGCCGCGCCGTTCATCGGCTCGATGACGCTGTTCGCCCTGTTCTACATCGGCCTGCTGATTTCGATGTGGCCCTACGCGGTGCCGCCCGAGCACACTTTCTGGGACGCCGCCTCCGATCCCGGCAGCCAGTTGTTCCTGCTGCTGGGCGTGTTGTTCCTGATTCCGATCATTCTCGGCTACACCGCCTGGACCTACTGGGTGTTCCGCGGCAAGGTCAACGCCGACGAGGGCTACGCAGGTCACTGA
- the cydD gene encoding thiol reductant ABC exporter subunit CydD — protein MSSGASERERRNAGAGGWLKQQAPAWLQPAMTVLAIVQAAIVIAQAWWLADIVHRVALDGATPASLWPSLWLLAGILVLRAVAETLRGLVAAGASARVRSQMVPRLFAHMIEAGPVLRSRHGTGALATTLIERVDALDPYYARYLPQLMLVVVLIPAILAAVVLQDWLAGLFLALAAPLIPLFMVLIGMGTEALSRRQHDALARLGGVFLDRLRGMDLIRRLGAERRESARIGALIEDFRGRTMSVLRVAFLSTAVLEFFSAVAIAAVAIYIGLGLLGYIEFGPAPALDLKAGLFILLLAPEFFLPLRQLSQFWHDRAGALAAADAIREVLATSPARTEPADPVTVDTGRAIGVDIRGLGMTWPGRGPVLEGIDVTIDAGQRVVIAGPSGCGKSTLLKLMAGFVEPGQGRIRLGDMPLQRIAGSDLACLRGWMGQQNGLLNASLADNLRLGDPDADSDQLWQALELAGLADLCGRLPLGLDTPITQDGEGLSGGQARRLALARTLTRHRPLLLLDEPTASLDRESASGIWHTLKRINELTGATLVCASHDPDAVDWADRTLRLADGRIAEQGT, from the coding sequence GTGAGCAGCGGCGCGAGCGAGCGCGAGCGCCGCAATGCCGGCGCCGGAGGCTGGCTGAAACAGCAGGCGCCGGCCTGGTTGCAGCCCGCCATGACGGTGCTGGCGATTGTTCAGGCCGCCATCGTCATTGCCCAGGCCTGGTGGCTGGCCGATATCGTCCACCGTGTCGCCCTCGACGGTGCAACGCCGGCCTCGTTATGGCCATCGCTGTGGTTGCTGGCCGGCATCCTGGTGCTGCGAGCCGTGGCCGAAACACTGCGCGGGCTGGTTGCGGCGGGCGCTTCGGCCAGGGTGCGCTCTCAGATGGTGCCGCGGCTGTTCGCCCACATGATCGAAGCCGGCCCCGTGCTGCGCAGCCGGCACGGCACCGGCGCCCTGGCCACGACGCTGATCGAGCGGGTCGACGCACTCGACCCCTACTACGCCCGCTACCTGCCCCAGTTGATGCTGGTCGTCGTGCTCATCCCGGCCATCCTGGCCGCAGTTGTCCTGCAGGACTGGCTGGCCGGACTGTTCCTGGCTCTGGCCGCGCCTCTCATTCCACTGTTCATGGTCCTGATCGGCATGGGCACCGAGGCGCTCAGTCGCCGACAGCATGACGCGCTGGCACGCCTGGGCGGCGTCTTTCTCGATCGACTCAGGGGGATGGACCTGATCCGCCGGCTGGGCGCCGAGCGCCGGGAAAGCGCGCGAATCGGTGCGCTGATCGAGGATTTCAGGGGTCGCACCATGTCGGTACTGCGCGTGGCGTTTCTGTCGACCGCGGTACTGGAATTCTTTTCGGCGGTGGCCATCGCGGCAGTGGCCATCTACATCGGCCTCGGCCTGCTCGGATACATCGAGTTCGGGCCGGCACCGGCCCTGGACCTCAAGGCCGGGCTGTTCATTCTTCTGCTGGCGCCCGAGTTCTTTCTGCCCCTGCGGCAGTTGTCCCAGTTCTGGCATGACCGCGCCGGGGCCCTGGCCGCGGCCGATGCCATCCGTGAGGTGCTGGCCACCTCCCCGGCGCGCACGGAACCGGCCGACCCGGTGACCGTCGATACCGGAAGGGCCATCGGTGTCGACATCCGCGGGCTTGGCATGACATGGCCGGGACGTGGCCCGGTGCTCGAGGGAATCGACGTGACGATCGACGCCGGCCAGCGCGTGGTGATCGCCGGGCCCAGCGGTTGCGGCAAGTCCACCCTGCTCAAGTTGATGGCCGGCTTCGTCGAGCCCGGCCAGGGCCGCATTCGACTCGGGGACATGCCCCTGCAACGCATCGCCGGCAGCGACCTGGCCTGCCTGCGCGGCTGGATGGGCCAGCAAAACGGCCTGCTCAACGCCAGTCTGGCCGACAACCTGCGCCTGGGCGATCCCGACGCCGACAGCGACCAGTTGTGGCAGGCACTCGAACTGGCCGGCCTGGCCGACCTCTGCGGCCGCCTCCCGCTCGGGCTGGACACGCCGATCACCCAGGACGGAGAAGGACTGTCGGGAGGCCAGGCGCGACGGCTGGCACTGGCACGCACGTTGACCCGCCATCGCCCGCTGCTGCTGCTCGACGAACCCACGGCCAGTCTTGACCGGGAAAGTGCCAGCGGCATCTGGCACACGCTCAAACGCATCAACGAATTGACCGGCGCTACCCTGGTCTGTGCCAGTCATGATCCGGATGCAGTCGACTGGGCGGACCGCACCCTGCGCCTGGCGGACGGTCGGATCGCGGAGCAAGGCACATGA
- a CDS encoding cytochrome ubiquinol oxidase subunit I, with amino-acid sequence MELDPLLLSRIQFAFVVSFHAIFPVFTIGLAAYIAVLEALYYRTDNPVWEKLSKFWTKVFALVFGMGVVSGIVMAFQFGTNWSTFSYSSANFLGPILSYEVVTAFFLEATFLGVLLFGRDKVPRGAHLFSACMVALGTFISSFWILSANSWMHTPAGVEFNDGIIQVTSWTQAIFNSSLPYRFAHMALASFITGGFVVAGVSAWYLLKERNPETSRKALKMSIVMLAIATPLQLVVGDLHGLNTFEEQPIKVAAMEGHWETQEGAPLILFAIPDSRNETNHLEIAIPKLGSLILTHSLDGEVTGLTSVPAEDRPPVGIVFWSFRIMVGIGLIFIVISLASAWQLWRGKLEASPRLLKALTWMIPLPFVAVLAGWFVTEVGRQPWLIQDMMRLSEGITPSITGGMVLVTLIGYIAVYAVVFAAGLYYLRRVILAGPDPVEDASSDESARPKRPWSAVSSGLEDEAAKARS; translated from the coding sequence ATGGAACTGGACCCACTCCTGCTGTCGCGCATCCAGTTTGCCTTTGTCGTTTCCTTTCACGCCATCTTTCCGGTCTTCACCATTGGCCTTGCGGCCTACATCGCTGTCCTCGAAGCCCTTTACTACCGCACCGACAACCCGGTCTGGGAAAAGCTGTCGAAGTTCTGGACCAAGGTGTTCGCGCTGGTGTTCGGCATGGGCGTGGTCTCGGGCATTGTCATGGCCTTTCAGTTCGGCACCAACTGGAGCACTTTCTCCTATTCATCGGCCAATTTCCTGGGGCCCATCCTCAGTTACGAGGTGGTCACGGCCTTCTTCCTGGAAGCCACCTTCCTCGGCGTCCTGCTATTCGGGCGTGACAAGGTACCCAGAGGCGCCCACCTGTTCTCGGCCTGCATGGTCGCGCTGGGGACGTTCATTTCCTCGTTCTGGATCCTTTCGGCCAACAGCTGGATGCACACCCCGGCCGGCGTGGAGTTCAATGATGGCATCATCCAGGTCACTTCCTGGACACAGGCCATCTTCAATTCGTCACTGCCCTATCGCTTTGCTCACATGGCACTGGCGTCGTTCATTACCGGCGGTTTCGTGGTCGCCGGGGTCAGCGCCTGGTATCTGCTGAAAGAGCGCAACCCCGAGACCAGCCGCAAGGCGCTGAAAATGAGCATCGTGATGCTCGCCATCGCCACGCCGCTGCAACTTGTGGTCGGCGACCTGCATGGACTCAATACCTTCGAGGAACAGCCCATCAAGGTCGCGGCGATGGAAGGGCACTGGGAGACCCAGGAAGGCGCCCCGCTGATCCTGTTTGCCATTCCCGACTCACGCAACGAGACCAATCACCTCGAAATTGCCATTCCGAAGCTGGGCAGCCTGATCCTGACCCACAGTCTCGATGGTGAAGTCACGGGGCTGACTTCCGTGCCCGCCGAAGATCGCCCGCCGGTCGGCATCGTCTTCTGGAGCTTCCGCATCATGGTCGGCATCGGCCTCATCTTCATTGTCATCTCACTGGCCTCGGCCTGGCAGCTCTGGCGCGGCAAACTGGAAGCATCACCCAGGCTGCTCAAGGCACTGACCTGGATGATCCCCCTGCCGTTCGTGGCCGTGCTCGCAGGCTGGTTCGTGACCGAGGTCGGCCGGCAACCCTGGTTGATTCAGGACATGATGCGTCTGAGCGAAGGCATTACTCCTTCGATTACCGGTGGCATGGTGCTTGTGACCCTGATCGGCTACATCGCCGTCTATGCCGTGGTTTTCGCCGCCGGGCTGTACTATCTCAGACGCGTGATCCTAGCCGGGCCGGATCCGGTTGAAGATGCATCAAGTGACGAATCTGCCCGACCCAAGCGGCCCTGGTCGGCCGTTTCGTCCGGGCTGGAAGACGAAGCTGCCAAGGCAAGGAGCTGA